Sequence from the Phalacrocorax carbo chromosome 8, bPhaCar2.1, whole genome shotgun sequence genome:
TTCCATTGCTTCTCGGAAGCCTCTAAGAAACTACTTttcaaacaaacataaaaatccCCTAGAAAGGCATTAGACATAAGAAATAAATGGCTCGATAGCCACAAAGCACTTTCCAGATGGAAAAGCAATACCCTGAACCTCCCCCAAGCCATTATAGGCAGGACTGTACCTACATGATGGCTCCCACATTTTGTTCCCGTCAACACCAATCCAGGATCCAGCATCTCCTTTTCTTCACTCTCAGATCTGTACACATGGGTCCCTCGGCACCTCAGCTGCGTCCTCTGCATGTGGATAGTTGTGTCTATGGCCACCGCGTTGGACTGCAGGGGTTTGGAAGCAGAGCTCTGGCACTGGATCTTCCCACATTTAGCATCTCTGATTTCAAAGGAAAGGCTAAAGTGATTATTTCTGGCTTGCTGAATGTTTTGCAGGCATCAGCTCTACATGTAAATTAATGCAGCAGTGTTGAGTCATTGTTCAATGGAAAAAGAGCAAGCATCTCCCAAGAGCTAGCCCAAGCAACAGTGTCTGATGGGTACTGATGGTACCATTTCACTGTCCCCATGAGTAGGCCAGCCTCAACAAAATGACAGATAAGACTAAGAAGTTTTTATCTCAgttaaaaagcaacatttttgcTTACAGATTTGAAAATCCTCTCTTctgttgctttgaaaaaatatcaactagatattttaaaatgcaagagGCAGGGAAAATGGTAAACTTAAAGCTTCAGTCGTAAGGGCTGTAAGTCCAACAAGGATGCAGCTGGTTTCccaggaggcagagggagggaatgAAACCAAAGCAGGGATCAGTTTTTATCTACTGGCCCATAATTCTGTCATATATAAAAACATCTTCTCCAATGAGCAACTCTTGGCTGCCACTCCGCTTTCTACCTCATCTCACACTTCCTGTAGTTGCCATAGACGTCCTTCCCGCAGTTCCCATAGATGTCCCCAGCGGCATTAACCTTCTCAAAGCAGGCGTCTGGTGCTGGCCTTGCTCCTGCATAGAAGAGACTCAAGTGGCTGATTCCTGTGGAGCCTGGCAGCCCATCTCACCCCATGCCAACCACGCAGTTGTTCTTTTTCTGGGACGGTTTGAGCATGGGAAATTTTTGCTGCCTCTTCCAAGTGAGCAAGGCAGCAGAAAAGGCTCCTCAGACTTTGCTACTGATAACAGGTATAGAAGATATTAGTGCCTTACACAGGGTGAATAATAGCAGGATGCCACATAATATTGCCTGTTTAAAGGACAACGTATTTTGCTGCAAGCAATGTCCTTACCAGGCCCCCACAGCTGCAAGCACTGGTCTTTATATGTGAGACACATGCCACTGTAGCAATAGGCCTTTCCTCCATCGCAAGAAGCCCCATCAATTAGGTAAGAGTTGGGGGGGCAGAACGGTGACTCGCCAGTGCAGTATTCTGGGAGGTCACAGAGTCCGGAACTTTCCCTGCAGAGAGTTCCTGGAGAGATCAGCTAAAGAgatacaaagggaaaaaaattaattattgctTGGCTCATCTGTGGTTTCATGTCTGCACAATGTCTCCCTGTAGATAAGAAAAAATCTTGCATGTGTCTCTTCATCCACCTTGTCTTAGGTTTTTTGAGGTCAGCAGTGATCCAAATGACTCTGTAACTTCATTAACTGGCTGAGCTGTGTAGAATCAGATTAACGACTGGATCCCTTCCCTAGTAGTGATGAGATCATGCACAGAAAGTAAGGCTGCCAGATCTCAAGGGGACATTGATCCATCTCCCTCTACCCTAGGGTAGGATCAAATTTACCTAAGCCATTTCTGACAGATGTTTGTGTAATCTATTCTCAAAACCCCCATCTGTGAAGTTCGTTTCAGTGTTTGCCTGTCTTTTCTGCTGGAGACATTTTCCTAATGCATAACTTATGTCTCCCTTGCTTATGAGTTTACCCAGTTCATTCTTGTCCTGCCCACCATGGACATGCAGAACAGAAGGGCATACACAGTTACATCTAGGAGGTTTTTCCAAGTCTCTTGTGAAAGGAGTGAGTCCAGGTGGATTCTTcgaaaattattttccacatgCTCAGGATAGGTCAGTAAGAACATGCAGTCAATGTGCAAACACAAAAATGAGCTTAAGAGAAATGTTTGCCTATGTTCATTTTTGAGATAATTTGTTGTCAAAGCTTGAGAACTTTGGCTCCAAAatcacaaacacattttaacCAGCCTCTATAAGGAAATCTGAGATTTAAAATGATAGTGGTCACACACATACAATCCTCTTTGCTACCATTTCTTCAGCAAGCACCTGAGCTAAAGGAATTCAACTGCATCCCAGAAAAGAGGGTTCGGAGTTAAGATAGCACCCAGCCTAATCCCTGGAGGAAGTGTTTGCTCTAGGAACCCTGTCTAGATCTCTTCCAGAGCGAAAGGAGAGAAATATCCATTCTGATTCATCCCATCCTTAAGTGTTTAGGAGCGGCAGTGTGACTTCATTGTAGCAGTACTCACAGCTCATCTGAAGTTAGCACAGGAGTCAATTAAATTAGTCGGCTAGAAGAAAGGACCCTACCAGTTTGATTGCACTAGTGGCTGTTGTACCTAAAAAATCAGACCGTGTTGCTTGCAGGTGAGGAGCTGAACTCTGTGTTTGGCTGTGTTtgttcccctttcccctccattTTTCAGCCTCACTCTTCCACCACCATTATTCCCTCTCCACTCGTAGGAAAACACAGAGATCGCACCTTGCACTGATGACAGCAGCTGCCGTGGGCACATTCGGCACCCAGCTTCAGGGAGCAGGTGCTGGCATCACAGCAGGGGTTATTGCATTCCTGGAAGACAGAGAGATGCAGCAGAGTTTACAAGGCAGATATTCAAGACAAGAACATGCCAGAGCATCAAAGCGTGAGTCTGGCGCTGATCTGTTCTCGTACATGATGCGAACAAAGTAACAGCCTTCCTTCCACAATACGTTCATGATACCCAGCATGTGCTGAATTACAGTACTGCATACCTGTATcgaaggctgtggggagaccttattgcggcctttcagtacttaaagggggactacaggaaagatgggagcaacctctttagcaaggcctgttgtgacaggacaaggggtaatggttataaactaaaggaaggtagatttagactggatataaggaagaagtttttttacaatgagggtggtgagacactcgcccaggttgcccagagaggtggtaggtgccccatccctggaaacatccaaggtcaggctggacggggctctgagcaacctgacctagttgaggatgtccctgctcacagcaggggggttggactagatggactctaaagatcccttccaacccaaaccattctatgattctatgttggACTGACTGGATACTATAGTTTGTGCTCATTACATCTAGTGAGTCTGAGCTGCTGGTTCCAGCTCCCTTTTGTCCTATTAGTCAAAGCATAGATTTAGAGAGGTGAGACGCAGTGCTAAGAAAAGCCCCGCCCCATCCTTATCAAGAACGGAGCCGTAGGTAAAGTGAACTTATATATGAAACTGCAACATCTAAgatcaccttttcttttttaaatgacGTTTTCATCACGTCTGTTCAACCATAGATTACACCATCACCGAGTTCTGGGATGCCTCATACTACGTACTGTGAATTTAGTTAGACACGATACTTTACAACCGTGATTTACATTGTGGTTACATTTACATACAGGGAAGGTATGCATATCTCCTGCACAAACAAAAGCTGATTACACATCACATAACTGTATTTGCAAAATACATAATAAAATCATTGTGTCCCACTAAACCCCAAATGCTTGGATCTGAACAATTGTTACCTCCACCTCGCCACAGTCACACTCCTCCCCCTCTTCCAAGTAGCCATTTCCACATTTCTTCCCACCATACATTTTTTTGGTATCCGGCATATTGGAGAGACACATGCCTCCACCAGACTGCAGATACTTCTCCAGCTCTTTTCTATTGCACTGGTTGAACACCTTGGGGAATGGGTGCCTGCATATGAACAGTGTAGAAAAACATGACAAGTCTGGGCAATGGTTTAGAGAACCAAAAACGAGCACATGCAAATCCTGACAAGCGCCAGAGGACACAGGTCCTTCTCTGAAGTCTCTGGAATTTTGCAAAAGTGGATCGTGACTTTTTGCGTGTTCAAAATCAGATTCATCTGGATTACATTAGAAAATAAGGTGATTGCACTGCAAGACTGTCTAGTAATATAatggccttaaaaaaaaacctttattgaaacaaaatatGTTGAGTAAGACTTGACTTTTTGTCTGCTGACAAGTATGGCTGTCCTCACCTGCTCAATACCGAAGCCATGGGTTATTCTTAACTCTGCTAAAACAAGCCTACGAATCCAGCCATCGGACTGTGAATAACTGCTTGTGAATTTAACTGATGaaataacatttcctttttcctaccTGCCTCACTGCAAAGGAcaagaatattttctgttacatGAATTATTAGTTTCTGTTGCTACAATGCTTGAACCTATGTACTCTATTCATGACCATGCATGTGTGAGTACATGTTGTGTATTGCACATCCTACCTGCGTGCCAATATGTTTTCACTTCTCTCcttaatgtttttccttatttggAGGAAACAATTAATGTAAAAGAAGGTATCTAATGGAGACAATTTTGTTAAAAACTGCTAGACGTGAAGGAGGAGGGCTTGAGGAGGCTTCATTTAAGTGAATGGCTTCAGCTGACTTTTTAACGTGACTGAAATATGGAAGCTGTTCTGGTTCCTCATCCAAAATGACGCCTGGAATTCCTGTGGGTTTCCAGAGTAACTCTCGCTTCCCCTCTATCTCAAAGCTGTCTATCTCTTCCCTTTTAAACTCAGACTTTCTGTGGctcaatgaaacaaaaaaatattcttaagaCAACATGCAGTTGATCTGTTTCCATGTCTTCTGACttagaaatacaattttattgctgtttcttttaataaaatcagtTCTTTCCTGAAGCAatccttcttcctctctttacCACACTGTAACGTACATTATGTTTTGCACAAGATGCTTTAGAAATTCTATCAACTATCTATCCACACATCTTCTCTGCAACATAGAAACGAAAACCATGTAAACCTCCGCATGCCAAGGTCACCCATGTTCTGGTCACCCCTCTTTTCTCCATCCTTGCTGGCAATAGGCAGTCCAGCTTTTGCAGAaggatgtgtgtgtatatgcattGAGCTTGTTTTGGGCAATGGATTACTTGGTAGAACACAGTGGGAAGCACAAACTCAGAGACCGGGTTAGAGGGGTCCTGAGGACAGTCTCTCAGGACAGAAGATaggaaaattttcctttttaccaGGCAGTTTAGAGCTCCACTTCTAAATGTTCTCAGGTTCCTACATTACCTATGGCCAACCTCAGGCCAATAAGTTCACTGGGAATTTAGCAATTGCTACTGATACATGAGCCAGGGTTTGCCCAGCAGTATTTTCTCTATAAACACACTGGCTCCAACAGGCAGCAACAGACCCACCTTCAGTCTGCATTTCTAGCTCTTACTCCACCAAAGCTCTTGTAACAAGGCCCTTCACATTTCTCCATGAGACCCTGTAAGGCAAACTCACCCGGTTGCAGAAGCCATGATGCAGCCTCCATCTTCTGCAGGGGTAGTACAGCAGCCAGCTGAATCATGACTCATGCCAAAATTGTGTCCCATTTCATGGGCAATGGTAGCAGCAACGCCAATGGCATTATCAGAGTGATCCTGTGCAGGGTCAAAGAGGCATGTCAGCTTTTTACCTGTGCCTGTCCTGTGCACTTCTGAGTCAATGGGGTAAGCAGCACTTCTCATTACTACATGTAGAAAACACCTACTGAAGATATTCCTGCCTATAAGCAGGTTAGCTAGACGCCTTcatgggaaatattttcttcctgggcTTTAGGAGGCATCTATCCTATGCATTCACTGCTGGCAAGAAACATCATATTAGGTATTAGCAATTACTTACCATGTTTACTCCTCCTGACTGGAAATCAGAGCACATGGCCATCACAGGAGCCAAGCCTACTGTGGTTCCTTGGAAGGGCACGCCCCTAAAATCAACCCAAAACGAGCATGAAATGGCACCAAGACACTTAAGAAAATTGTGCTTAGGACACAACTAGGTGAGGGTGAAATACAGTAATGttaaaggtgaaaaaaacccaaacaaacaaagaaaactagGGAAAAGACACTGCCTCTCCACATTTCAGTCCTACAGGTTCTTCCTCTGACTCACCACTACATACTGGTGGATGAATTACCATGGGAGAGGTAAGGAGATCTAAGAGTTGCTGCAAATTTTTCTTCCAATGACATCTGCATTGCTGGCCATAGCTACTGGCCCTAATGAGATCAGTAGGATGAttttggaagcacaaagccaatttatcccctcaaaggaaagggaagtaagcagaacaagaggcccccatggctcaaccatgacctcctgggtctactcaaatccaaaagggaagcacaccagaaatggagaagtggaggattatccgctgagaactacaagggcactgccagagcatgcagaggcgcagttagaaaagcaaaagctcaatttgaattgaaactggctgtagacataaaaaataacaataaaggtttcttcagacatgtcaaccataagcagaaaaagaaggaaaacacaggcccactgttaaacggaaaaggagagtcaatcaccaacaatgctgaaaaggcagaggtcctcaacaccttcttcacctctgtctttaccagcactgtagggtcccaggctttgggaacaaaattgccgaCTGATCCcaacaccgacccaccatcagtgaaagAAGTGAAGTACATGAAGTACTACAGGAacttgacccctacaaatcgatgggccctgatgccatccacccgagggtgttgagagagctggctgatgtcattgtgaggccactctctataatcttcaagaagtcatggagaacgggggatgtcccagaggactggaggaaggcaaatgttacccctatctacaagaaaggctcgagggaggatccgggtaactataggcccatcggccttacttcaatccctgggaaagttatggaacgaatcctcctgggggccatcacaagtcaaatgaagcacgtgattgggaaaagccaacatggcttcactaagggcagatcgtgcttgacaaatctggtggccttctatgacaaagtgacttgcctggttgacatggggcgggcagtggacatcgtctacctggacttctccaaggcctttgatacggctccccacagcctcctcctggagaaactgatgtgttatggcctagacaagtggtctgtggagtgggtggggaactggctgacaggccgcacccaaagggtggtggtaaatagctccttttccaagtggcaacctgtcacaggTGGGGTCCCgcagggatcgatattgggcccaatgttattcaatatctttataagtgatctggataatgggatcaagagtagcctgatgaagtttgctgatgacaccaagttgagtggggaagcagacactccagaagggagagctgctctgcagggagatctggataggctggaagagtgggccagcaagaaccttatgaagttcaacaagaagaAGTGTAAGATCaggcacctgggaaaacataatccgggagtgcagcacagactgggatccacctggctggggagcagctctgtggaaagggacctgggggtcctggtggacaggaagctcaacaagagcgaacagtggctgctgcggccaagaaggccaacaggatgctgggttgcatcaaaaagggcatcaccagcagagataaagaagtcatcgtcccactctactcagcgcttgtcaggccacacctggagtactgtgtgcagttctggtccctgctatacaaaaaggatgtggacaggctggaaggggtccagagaagggccaccaagatgatcaaaggactgggaagctgccatacgagggtaggctgggagagctgggtttgttcagctttgagaaaaggaggctttgaGGGGATCTCATgcccatgtaccagtacttaaggggtagctacaaagaagacggagactccctctttacatggagtcccatggagaggacaagggggaatgggcacaagttgcttttgaggagattccgattggacaccagaggaaaatttttcacagtgaggacagtcaaccattggaataatctccccagggaagcggttgacttggccacgttggacaccttcaagagtcgtctggacagggtgctgggccatcttgtctagactgtgctctttctaggaaggttggactagatgatccctgaggtcccttccaacctgggattctgtgattcacagaTCATTAGCTagctcccagcaccctgtccctcGAGTCTCAGAGGGATGGGTTAGGAACAAATGCCTTCTGCAATGACCTTAGCTCCCCTTTACAGGGCTTGCTTATCATTCAGATTTTCTTGAAATTGTACAGATAGCTGTGACAGATCATGTGCAGCCGCCTGTGATATGCACACACAATAAAGCTGATGCACTTTGGTGCTTGCATATTGAAACTGCTGCATAGCCTGGGACCTCCACTTTTCCTACGGTGATTGTGCTCTGGGTGTCAGAGCTTAATGCTGGCCACTATGTAAATCTGCCACTTCGAATCTCAGAAAGATGTAATTGCACACACTGATTTTTCATCCACCCAAACTTCTTGTGAGAAACAGGTTATTTCAGGAGAAGTAAACCTACGTGACTAGTTGGGCGTTATCGTGTTTTCTGCGCACCCGCTCCTTGCTACTCCAGGCCAGAAAAGACTTCAGGGTAGAGTAGGGGTTCTCAGTTACATCGCATTTATTCCAATTACTCCAGATCTCCAGCCCCACCAAGGCAATCCGGATATTCAGGGATCTGTAAAACTAAGatacaggaaggaaaagagatgaCAACATGAGCACcactaatttattttactgtcaCTTAAACCTTGCATATAAACTCTGCTAAACGCTACTACAGATACATATGTCCAGAGCAGATGTTGTCTCTGGAAATGCATTGCAACTTGGCGCTGCAGCGCTGCAGAGAGAAATGTGCACCAGCCACAAACCTAGCTCAATTGAACTAGAGATGCtgaactttcattttaaaattaatgacagAGAGATAatctagaaaaagaaagacttgAGGCTGAGATCATGTTTATCTTCAGATATGTCAAAATTCctgaaaagaggaaggaaataatcTGCTGCCACATCAAGTACAAACAGGACAAGTCTTCACGGACAGCAGGGTGAAGGGAGCGGTGGAAGGAGTTTAAGGGGAGGAGTATGAAGGGAGTAGGTCTGAAAAGTTGTGACATTTACTTCAGCAGCAGTGGGTACCACTGAAAGGATGACCTCTGAAGGCTTCTTCTGCCTCTACTTGTCAAGATATCTACAATTTGAAGCAATACCTTAGCCCCTTgtcaaaaagcagcatttagGTGACACAGTTAATGCAGAGATTTATTAAAACACAGAGGTGCTCATGCTCATTCCAAGGTAAGGAATGGAgattcccccaccccacccctgatGTCCAACAACAGAATTTTTTGTCAGGTGCTCTCCAAACCCCAAGTCACTGGGGAGAACTGTTCAAATATTATTCTCTCCCAAGAAGGCAGTCTTCCTGTCACAGTTAATTCTAGTAATTCATAATTTGGGCTTTGCTTTCCTCATTTCATGCATGCCTGATCTCACCTTATCTACGTAATTAGCAGCCTCCACTAATTTAAGCCTTGTTGCTTCAATGTTGAAGTGATGCTTCTGAAACTGAACAAAATGAACATGTCAGGTAGCACAAAAGCAACAGGGAAGAGCTGAAATGTGTTCAAACAAGTCACATTACCCTGGGAATAAGAAGGTAACTATGAAGTGAAGCCCAAAAGCCTTCCTTCACTGTACATCTGACTATAAGCCCACCTGCACGTGTATATTCAGAATTCATCCCTGGCATCCCACTGCAGCAATGTTAGTCAAGCAGTGGTAGTAACATAGTGGAGTAACCCAAACTAATCaaagcccccagagcagggacTAAGCAAGAACTGACAGATGTGCCAGGTGAAATACATTATAACATGACTTCACATCTGAGGTCAAGGCTGCCACAGTGCTCATCCCATCTCACTCATCCAACATATGGGGGATGCATCTCACTCACCCAACCAATTTGCCCACTTAAACCCCCGGCAATCGATGAGTTAATTTTAGCAAACTGTTTGATTCAAGGAATTAAAGTTGCAAAATGTTTAGATTTTTGTTTAATGGGTGACAAAACCTGGGACTTTTCTTCTAGCGAGGGAGACAGTAAACGCAGTAAGGGCTGTTAATGACAACACTGCAAGGGTCTGCCCCAGCTTGTCTAATTCAATGGTGAACAACATATGGCAGTTCCTGGGCATAATGTGTTTTCTCATAGTTTCCCTGGTATCCCGCTGCCTAATAGAGAAGGCTGAAACAAGTTCTGCCTCTTTAGTTTTGTTCAGAATAAATCATAGCCTGGAGCACTACGTGGCTTTCACTATTGGAGTTTCAAGTTGTAAATAATGAATAGGACCAGCCTGACTCCCATCTGTGCTGGAGATTAGATGATCAGCAAAACACTGTGTGGTTTGCCCTGTCAGTAAGTATGTCTGGCGTGCTGTCCAGCCTGGGACGGGGGAGGGATTGATGACTTCACTGGGTCTCTTCCAGCCCTATTCTATGATCTAGAGCCTTGAAATGTCTGTTTATATATCTGCTACCATCTCAGAGCAGAGGATAATCATGGTTATCTTCTCTAGAGATTAAGTGTACTGCAGAGTTACAAGCATGTAATTCCTGGAAACCCCTAAATCACCCTAGGCTGAAGGCAGTCTCTCCCATCAGTAACTAGGGCCAACCACTGGTACCTTGGCAGGCAAGAACCGACCCCAAACCCTAGTCCTTCAACCAAATCACAACCTGCATCTCTCCCCTGGCCAACAGTGACTGACAGTGGCAGCAGAGGAGTCACGGCTGCTAGGACAAAAGTGACCAAGTCACAGCTCTCCCTGTCTGCTGGCGGGGGTAGGACTGTTGGGGTGGCAAGAGGAAACCTGCTGAGCTccagctgccctcctgcctcAAGAGTTGCTGCAGGTAGGATGCTCTCTCTGGGCCCAGTGCTCTGTTCGTGTAAACATGACCCCTTTTCTTACCTCTGCATAATCAGCCACAAGCAGAAGCTCCACATACTTTGTAGCCTGCAGAGTCTCACGtttcacctgcagcagcagcatcacaggTTATTTCCCCAACATCTTCCAAGAAACTCTTTGCAGAACATACATACAGGCCATTTTCCCCAGATTGTTTTTCATTGGCTattcaccccaccccaccccaccccacccagggACCTCCAGATGTGGTTGATTTACAGCAATCAAGTATCACAAGTCAGTTTAGCTACAGCAAGGGCCCATGTGTCTGTCCTCAGCCCACCCATTTGTTCATGTATCAGATACACAATTCTGTGCAGGAACAGCTACAGCCCAGATTCCTCATGCTACACAATGGTCCCCAACACTCATTTATTTCCCTGCTGGAGCCACTCTTTGGCAGCCAGCTTGCTACAAACCTTCTTAAATATTCTCCTTcattgcactttctgttctgaGCTATGTTCCTGGAGAAAGCAAGCTCCTCAGGCTTGGGGCAGGTGGGAAATTTGGGGCACCATGCATGGACCCAGTCTGAGCCCTGCTCACCCTCTGGCGAGGTGGTTTCATCCCAGTTGTGAAGTCCCTGAGCCAGTCTTTGGCTGCATCCCCGGTGCCCCGGTAGCCACAGACTCCTCTCTGCAACCTCAGGTCATCCAACCTGTAGATCAAGTGCTGGTTTGGGCTGTCAGGAACTGGCTCTAAGATATAGCTAGAATTGCTGCTCAATACAATAAGTCCTCTGTTGAAATAGGAAGCAATAAGAGGGGAAGTTAATTATTATCACACCAACCGGAGACAAATCCATCTTCTGCTGCTGAGTTCCCATCTGACCCCGGCAAGGCACTTATCCTTACCAGGCCATTCAGTTCATTAATGAAAAGGATTGGAATT
This genomic interval carries:
- the ADAM19 gene encoding disintegrin and metalloproteinase domain-containing protein 19, giving the protein MRGRGLLCGIALSLLLPPAPGAAGAEPQPEVVEPRWAAPASPGSAKHPFRAEVKVKAEGQELILELEKNGNLFAPSYTETHYSQTGQPQTTSLTHTDHCFYHGVVRGWEHSSVTLSTCRGLRGLIVLSSNSSYILEPVPDSPNQHLIYRLDDLRLQRGVCGYRGTGDAAKDWLRDFTTGMKPPRQRVKRETLQATKYVELLLVADYAEFQKHHFNIEATRLKLVEAANYVDKFYRSLNIRIALVGLEIWSNWNKCDVTENPYSTLKSFLAWSSKERVRRKHDNAQLVTGVPFQGTTVGLAPVMAMCSDFQSGGVNMDHSDNAIGVAATIAHEMGHNFGMSHDSAGCCTTPAEDGGCIMASATGHPFPKVFNQCNRKELEKYLQSGGGMCLSNMPDTKKMYGGKKCGNGYLEEGEECDCGEVEECNNPCCDASTCSLKLGAECAHGSCCHQCKLISPGTLCRESSGLCDLPEYCTGESPFCPPNSYLIDGASCDGGKAYCYSGMCLTYKDQCLQLWGPGARPAPDACFEKVNAAGDIYGNCGKDVYGNYRKCEMRDAKCGKIQCQSSASKPLQSNAVAIDTTIHMQRTQLRCRGTHVYRSESEEKEMLDPGLVLTGTKCGSHHVCFEGRCQNTSIIFDSESCSKKCHGHGVCNNNKNCHCNQGWAPPFCNKQGRGGSLDSGPPMPEGPSAVVITLAILATIFLLIGIMFLFYYLKCWNKFAICSLKKTPQFSDTSGNGHANPAFKLRTPQEQRKVIGFPEIPAKPPPQKAPGRQINMQQPPAFSTGHSHGMGQPAGPAQPAPAKDIARRTPPSRPAPPAPKPPVSQDISRPRPPQRALPANPIPARPRAWPANSPAISLPPAHTRNP